Proteins encoded within one genomic window of Rubripirellula tenax:
- a CDS encoding TadE/TadG family type IV pilus assembly protein: MNLPSPHQRRTRRRRRSGESRLGASAVEFAIVANILLLIILTCMEFARMNMVRNLAQDAAYFAARHAIVPGANAAEAEGEANRIMGSLLSNGYQVDVSEIDVDSTDVTVTVTVDLGEVALFAPFFLPTSDISSTVRMRTERYDGFYEQ; the protein is encoded by the coding sequence ATGAACCTTCCATCCCCTCATCAACGACGAACGCGACGACGTCGGCGCAGCGGCGAATCACGCCTCGGCGCGTCGGCGGTCGAGTTTGCGATCGTGGCCAACATTTTGTTGTTGATCATTTTGACGTGCATGGAATTCGCACGAATGAACATGGTTCGCAACTTGGCGCAGGACGCCGCGTACTTTGCGGCACGTCATGCGATCGTTCCCGGAGCCAATGCGGCGGAAGCCGAGGGCGAGGCCAACCGCATCATGGGGTCGTTGCTTAGCAACGGATACCAAGTTGACGTTTCCGAGATCGACGTGGATAGCACGGATGTCACGGTGACTGTTACGGTCGACCTTGGCGAAGTCGCCTTGTTCGCTCCGTTCTTTCTTCCGACGTCGGATATTTCATCGACGGTCCGGATGCGAACCGAGCGCTACGACGGATTCTACGAACAATGA
- a CDS encoding TadE family protein has product MTCATIASRRRKGRSSRRSGVATIEFAIVLPLLITLTLGTIDVCSVMFLKESAVLAAYEGARQGVGRGRTNTDVVNRVTEFLDERGVQYSAGSVCTFSTPGFESAATLQNVTVTVNIPTAGNLLIPTERFADLIVTASVTMRKEYANLNN; this is encoded by the coding sequence ATGACTTGTGCAACCATCGCTAGCCGCCGACGCAAAGGCCGATCGTCTCGACGCAGCGGCGTCGCGACGATCGAGTTCGCGATCGTGCTGCCGCTCTTGATCACATTGACGCTCGGGACGATCGACGTTTGTTCGGTCATGTTTCTGAAAGAGTCCGCAGTCCTGGCGGCTTACGAGGGCGCCCGCCAAGGCGTGGGCCGCGGTCGTACCAACACCGATGTTGTCAATCGAGTTACCGAGTTCCTGGACGAACGTGGCGTGCAGTATTCAGCGGGCAGCGTTTGCACGTTCAGTACGCCAGGCTTTGAATCCGCTGCGACGCTTCAGAACGTAACCGTGACCGTCAACATTCCCACCGCCGGAAACTTGTTGATTCCTACCGAACGTTTTGCTGATTTGATTGTTACCGCGAGCGTCACAATGCGCAAAGAATACGCGAACCTCAACAACTGA